The genomic stretch CTAAGTATTTTTTCTTAATCGACTCACGCTTCAcattttgtatttagtttataAAGGTTTTGTGCTACAGAACTATTTTCTGTTCTTATTCTTTACTTTGTATAGTAAAGTCcctaatttataaattatacgatgtaagtacctaccattAAATAACAAAACAGTTTGAGCCTAAATCAAACAATTAGTACCTATTCAATAAAATAGTTATTACTAAAACTatctgttttgttttaaaataaaattcaaaattattgTAGCACATTAcctcttaaaaataaaaaaccgggcaagtgcgagtcggactcgcgcacgaagggttccgtaccataatgcaaaaaaaaaaacaaaaaaaaacggtcacccatccaagtactgacccctcccgacgttgcttaactttggtcaaacttcacgtttgttgtatgggagccccatttaaatcgttattttattctgtttttactatttgttgttatagcggcaacagaaatacatcatctgtgaaaatttcaactgtctagctatcacggttcgtgagatacagcctggtgacagacggacggacggacggacggacagcgaagtctcagtaatagggtcccgttttaccctttgggtacggaaccctaaaaagcaacgTGAGCATTGTGGTCCCTGAAGCCGACACGTCATCAATGAATATTACTTAATAcgatgtaatggtaatgttatGGCACATGTTACAACCTTACAACCAGCAAAACGCAATATAAGGTGCCTAGGAAGTACTTTCCACGTTGGCCGCCGTTTATTATTATTCCTTCGTCGTAATTTCAATACGATTTTCGTAGCCACCAAGGACCTGTCCTTACCCATTGAACCATTAGGTATTCCGCGGCACCCGCCACGTTGCCTCACCACAATGCAAAATTTGTTACACCTATATAAAAGCATGGGCTCCATTTTCTAACGCCCCATTATTATATCAAAagtggtgacagacggatgtTCGATAAAATGCTAATAACGGTAAATTTTGTGATTACATAaacatttaaacttttttttttaaattttaccgTATAAAAAGGTAATGATCGTGGTCTTTTACAGGTGTTACTACTTTCCACATCTTGCGGATATGTGTGTAGTTCCGGAGTGGCGGTAGGACCTGCCTTAGCTCCCGTTGGCCCACCTGTGGTGACCGCAGCGAGCTCTCAATACTTTGAGAGAACATTCAACAGATTGGTAGCAGCACCCGCGGTGCCCGTGGTTCCTGTAGCTCCTGCAGTACCCGCTCCACCAGTGTTAGTGCAACATGTTCCTAAAGCAGTTCCAGTGCCTGTGCAACCACAACCAAATTTACCAGTAGAGCCAAACGTGGCGATCGCTATAGCGACGGCCCAAGCCGCACCTGTCGCGACCATCCTTCTACCACCCTATCCATTCGGACCACCGCCAGCAATAAATTTCATCCCATCATCTCCACCAATCGTTGTACCCGATGAAGACTCAAGGACCGAACCGACAACCACGAAACAGGTCAACACTAAAGCGACTGTACGAGAGCCTGAGGCCACTACACCTTTACCGTCAAATTCCGATAACAACTTTCAAGCTTTGCCGTCGAACCAAAACAATCAGAATGTGGGTTTCAAACAGTATGCGCCACCGCAGTTTCAAAAATTGCCTTTAGAACCTCACAATAAACCACAGAAATTAAAAACTTCAGTAGAGGTTGAGCCAGTTCCTTTGACTTATATTGCACCGCCGCCTTTGAATCAGCTGCCATTTCAACAAATCCGACACATTCATACCTTTGTGCCTGCGAAAACAAAGATAATAATTAGACCCGTATCTGCACCATTGAGAATCCGTGGTCGACCCGTAAGGATAGTTATGTACAGAAAGCCAGCCCGTTACACGAAACAACGATACCAAAATGCTTTGAGGAGGCCCAAATCGAGAGACATAGAACCAACGACCTTTAGTCCCTTAGCAAAACCTAATACTAAACCGCCAAGACAGTAAGATGTTTTATTAAGGTAAATAATAAGTTACACCTGTTATATAAATTGCACTTTGTAAATAAGTTTTAGGATGaggaattaataataatttatattttttcttacaatatgtatattttttatttattttactaatatcaataaaatttttgttataagtacgtaattaacAATCTCGTGTGAAATTTCGTGTGACATTCGCCACCGCATAAGGTactaccaggggtgcgaaactcctgacttcggccaaactcggctccgctcggctcagcattgctccgagcaattattagggttggcaccacttgacttccttttgcgtgcacgaccacagataagataatcacttgaattttgacaaccctaaatagccgaaagggatagtgccatttAAGGTTGGGTTGGGTTAGGgcatattagaaagggatagcatgattcgaccctgaaccgctgtcaagcTTCGGTTCTGTaagaagtttcctttctgtacaacagtactattattaaatttattctgtggtactacCGCGATTATGAAGTTCATTCCGTATCAGTAATGCAGTTGCAGTAtacatccgaacgtcacctaGGAAATTTTAAATTACGGTAACTATAGTAAGAAAAAGTCCTTCAAAATTCATTTCTAAAGACGTAAGCacattcacaaaaatataatCAAACACAAAGTAGGCATACCGTGATGGCAACGACCTGGTGTATAAGCCTCATctgggtttaaaaaaaaaaacatctttataATGGTATAGGATTAGGTACTAACGTATGCAAAgtcataattaattttataccatAAAACAAAGCTTTTGTTTTTACGGGAAATGGTGAATTttttagagatgtaaaggttaGTAACCTTGTCATAAGCGACAAAGTACAATACCCTTTTTAGTAAATCATAAAGCTTTTAGCGCTTTATAACCCGTAGAGATTACAGCATGCGTGGAGTAAGGTATTTCCTGTATAAATATGTTTTGGGATAACATAAGAAATACGCAAAATTTGCCATTCTACGATACACTAGGTTCTGAACGGAAAAAATTAGTACGTCTCGAATAGTCTAGTAAGATCATCCAAACCGTCGATGTACAACGTCGAAATCGATGTATAATAATGAATGCGTCGATGTATAAAATGATTATTCTCGTTTTTTACGCTTAGAACGTCtagtatatattttattttaatattggccTATTCGGATAAATGGCATTATAATGGtacgtaccatcgcccacactattaactgtacatcggtggaccttatgccttttgtaataaggtccacctatgTATAGTTAAGAGTGATGCTGTTTGTACTTAAGCGTTTAGTTGTTAAGGACATGTACATAATTAGTTTtgagttaattgattccattgtacGTACAAGATGCACAGTTTTTTTTGCAATCGACCCATTCTTGACTCACACtactgatataaataaaatatcattttcCCTTTTCTACGTTCAACCTCGCTCCCTCTAATCCTGTTTTAACACCTCTTCTCTCCCAAACTAATAGATTAATAAACGcattttgacaaaaaatataacatttgaGGTTAAATGCTGCAAAAGGAAATATTTGTAAATGTTTTTACGCATCACAGTGTACAAAACCTGCCACGTGCGTGAAAAACCACGCAAAATGGAGGGTTCTGATCTGCACACGATACCAATAAGGGTACAGGTAAAATAGCGTATCTTTGCGGCCTTACCTATGTCGTTTTAATTgtgtttttgaaaaaaaagtcAGTGCTCAATCGATAATATTCCAAATGATTTTCGTGGAAAGTAATGATCAAGTTTTTGTATCCTActatttttcaaaagttgctggaGGGGGAACAcatttatttaagctattattttcaaaatgaaGCACTCAGTCAAAAAACTAAGCAGCTCACATAATACACCTATGTGcaagattttatacaaataattttggctacggaaccctaaaaactaattaACCGGTAGCCGAAAAATCAATAGACCGATTCAAATCTACTAAATTCGACATTTAATGGCCGAAACCCGAAATCCTAGGTACTacgtacatacctatatatgtaagtatctaattaaaaaaatatagtaggtatgtCTGCAATTTCGTGAGTTAGTCGTgaaattttattcatttatacaattttatttaagaaataaaattagTATGCACTGCCTATGATCGTTTTTCTTTCCATATTAGCGCAGAGAAAACGAATTAGAATTACAAACGCCGAACGATGTACAGATATGTAAAATAGCCTTGCTCAATAAACAAATCAGATAGGCAAGTttattacaaatacatatatgtttaaCCCAACCCAACCAACAAACCCAATAACCCAATTCAAACAACAAACGTAACagaatatgtattaatttattttaaacatactacataatctaaacataatactaagtaaaaactaaacttaaatataaatataagctAAACATACTAAacgtaacataataaaaaataatcatgagtcctataattatgtaagtacatatagtGTGTTATAtagtgtacctacttacttaaagGAACAATGTGAATCAAAAATTACTAAAATTActgtttaattattattatattaacttAACTtacccaagagctacacgagcttattccaccgtccccattctaccatcggacttttagacgcacggccggtttccatccttacttggtagatattccaccaattcgcacgaagcgctttgcttctactttccttatgcgcactgccaaggaatggaattccttgccggcgtctatatttccgtgttcttataacccggcaaccttcaaatcaagagtgaacaggcaccttctgggcgagctcgctccatcgtaggccacgtctacgcctcggctagtctgtggccatgagtaagcccattcataataataaaaaaaaaaaaaaattaacatagCTGGATTGTCAAAAGAGACACGTCCACGTttagtaaaaatttaaaaacttacAAGGTCAAAATTATAAGGTAAGTATATACGAGTATACGaggtatatttattataattccgttgacctagaactatgaaatttggccAATAATATCGTCTTACCTTACACTACAAGTACAAAGAtaaatctgaaaattttccgTTTCCACAAGAATCAGAGACACGAGATTACATATCAAAGCGTCCGGATGCGAAGACGGAGCAGGAATCCGGTAAGTACTGAAAATTGTACCGAAGATCTTGTAcagaagtttatttatttatttatttattgagaaattattattatacctatttCTATTATATTCTTTAAAATGTTGTCTACTCCATGTCCAATTGTTTACATCGAAATAAAATGGTCTACATTTCCCGCTGATACCCGTAAatcaaattgttaaaaaaaattgttatattTATACGAAACACtcggtgggtgagtccgacacgcacttggccggtttttttctcAATGAACGGTTTGTTAGttcatatatattttacttCGCTTTGGAGAATTtatgtagatactcgtacttatcTACGAAAAAAGGAGAGCGAAAAAAAGTTATTCCATCTATTGTAAAATGTTAATTCTTTGGCAAGATCTTAGATATTGCCTACTTTTGAACAAAAATCtcgtattttaaacgtcaaattaatGCTGTTAAACATTATCTCTGCAGCTCTCAATGACTAATTGTTCTTGGGTGTATACTTTAAGTCGTAGCTGAAATAAGTAGTACCTACTCTTGCTTTGCACCTAATGATTCGagcaaattgtgttttttgataACTAATTGTACTTTTGGGAGGATacgtctgggaggacatcatcgtcatcataatAGAATACGAAAACTTAAGACGAAACCGGAGCtgagtttttaatattttaggtaaatatacccgtctcgctaacggaagcggctcctaaaactagtgcgataaggacaaggccaaaaatcctgcgtaaaaatctcaaaaatcgaggtttcgtactcgactgtttcctcctccaaaacttaaccaatcgtaaccaaactTGAAAACctgaatgattatgaaattatctgtgtcgaaccgttttgcttttttggctaattgatatcagttttgaatac from Cydia fagiglandana chromosome 11, ilCydFagi1.1, whole genome shotgun sequence encodes the following:
- the LOC134668546 gene encoding uncharacterized protein LOC134668546 codes for the protein MFDKMLITVLLLSTSCGYVCSSGVAVGPALAPVGPPVVTAASSQYFERTFNRLVAAPAVPVVPVAPAVPAPPVLVQHVPKAVPVPVQPQPNLPVEPNVAIAIATAQAAPVATILLPPYPFGPPPAINFIPSSPPIVVPDEDSRTEPTTTKQVNTKATVREPEATTPLPSNSDNNFQALPSNQNNQNVGFKQYAPPQFQKLPLEPHNKPQKLKTSVEVEPVPLTYIAPPPLNQLPFQQIRHIHTFVPAKTKIIIRPVSAPLRIRGRPVRIVMYRKPARYTKQRYQNALRRPKSRDIEPTTFSPLAKPNTKPPRQ